A single window of Leptolyngbya ohadii IS1 DNA harbors:
- a CDS encoding helix-turn-helix domain-containing protein: MARIFVNSIKQENSFFFDFSRLYSIDLVGLQTSLCESLVSYITRLAEIHCVPTGVLMEGQVAPLINKAHGGGNLHKIYEATAALNGTGVMSRDLVNAVEQLTQQQNLHLLTLLPWTEHLPTRNLLSQQRKWCPICYEDWYRDKQTVYEPLVWALKVVDVCPKHREPLRQNCPHCHCANLPLAWEARPGHCYKCLSWLGSSDITETVSFSESELKWKLWVANSIGELLAATPLLHTHSNKHIVSQSLRTYVSITANGNVAEFARRIQIPRNTVWLWCEGKNQPQLEALLKICYCLNTSLLELLTQQPIEAQISTLQAPIATKTTTRAEAKTIDLARLGESLEKILLNHECPPPSMEEAAKRLNLDRRTILRHFPEICHAISAKYILYKKAAKQSAIERSRQEVKLAVTKLYNQNLYPSESRVSKLLTKPGFLRYKEVREVIEQTKVELGISSPM, translated from the coding sequence ATGGCAAGAATTTTTGTCAACAGCATTAAACAAGAAAACAGTTTTTTCTTTGATTTCAGTCGTCTTTACAGCATCGATTTAGTAGGACTTCAAACAAGCCTATGTGAAAGCCTAGTAAGCTATATTACTCGTCTAGCTGAAATCCATTGCGTGCCGACTGGAGTTCTAATGGAGGGGCAAGTTGCACCATTAATTAATAAAGCTCACGGAGGAGGTAATCTACACAAAATTTATGAAGCAACTGCTGCGTTAAATGGGACAGGGGTGATGTCTCGTGATTTAGTAAATGCTGTTGAACAATTAACGCAACAACAGAATTTGCATCTTCTAACGCTATTGCCTTGGACTGAGCATCTACCAACAAGAAATTTACTTAGCCAACAACGGAAGTGGTGTCCTATATGTTATGAAGACTGGTACAGAGACAAACAAACGGTCTATGAGCCACTGGTATGGGCATTAAAAGTCGTAGATGTTTGCCCAAAACACCGAGAACCATTAAGGCAAAATTGCCCTCACTGTCATTGTGCTAATTTACCTTTAGCTTGGGAAGCTCGTCCTGGCCATTGCTACAAATGTCTTAGTTGGTTAGGTTCTAGTGATATTACTGAAACGGTATCTTTTTCAGAGAGTGAGTTGAAGTGGAAACTTTGGGTAGCTAACTCTATAGGAGAACTATTAGCTGCTACACCTCTTCTACATACTCATTCAAATAAGCACATAGTTTCTCAATCACTTAGAACCTATGTCAGTATTACAGCTAACGGAAACGTTGCAGAATTTGCTCGTCGAATTCAAATACCTCGTAATACTGTTTGGCTATGGTGTGAGGGTAAAAATCAACCTCAACTAGAGGCATTGCTAAAAATTTGTTACTGCCTAAATACTTCGCTCTTGGAGCTTCTAACACAGCAACCTATTGAAGCTCAGATCTCAACACTACAAGCTCCAATTGCAACAAAAACAACTACTAGAGCTGAGGCAAAGACAATTGATTTAGCACGGCTAGGAGAATCTTTAGAAAAGATACTACTTAACCACGAATGCCCTCCACCATCAATGGAAGAGGCTGCAAAACGATTGAATCTAGACAGGAGAACGATTCTTAGACATTTTCCCGAAATATGTCATGCTATCTCTGCCAAATATATCCTTTATAAAAAAGCAGCAAAGCAAAGTGCTATTGAACGATCGCGCCAAGAAGTAAAGTTGGCTGTGACCAAACTCTATAACCAAAACTTGTACCCGTCTGAATCCCGCGTCTCCAAATTATTGACCAAGCCAGGTTTTCTGCGATACAAGGAAGTTCGAGAAGTAATCGAGCAGACAAAGGTGGAACTAGGCATAAGTTCTCCTATGTAG
- a CDS encoding winged helix-turn-helix domain-containing protein — protein MNTPSFPVARAEVFWYIFDKGVSTAEEIARGTLLARSTVQGHLSALEKAGVLEGEGRPKRYKIRSNFPKEYKDKLQELESLARSSWRLMGIEPV, from the coding sequence ATGAATACACCCTCCTTCCCTGTAGCAAGAGCAGAAGTCTTCTGGTACATCTTTGACAAAGGAGTATCAACTGCTGAAGAAATTGCCCGTGGTACTCTCCTCGCAAGAAGTACTGTTCAGGGACACCTATCTGCGCTGGAAAAGGCTGGCGTTCTAGAGGGAGAAGGCAGACCTAAGCGGTATAAAATCCGCAGTAATTTTCCCAAAGAGTATAAGGATAAGTTACAAGAACTTGAGTCTCTTGCTCGCTCCAGTTGGCGACTTATGGGGATTGAGCCAGTATAA
- a CDS encoding Uma2 family endonuclease produces MSESLLDEYHAWSPGSKIELVQGKLIVGDSLVHSRRLLSQILRGWGVEATVALAPERLWWQALSHTFNAPTLGNSDALDGSNLQQWADQIDYQPENPPHSGNWEWSYSQLRQALRMAMFGLGMRYEKLGQSLGGGFVHRSGQHGFMPDVLFFRGEPHNRLYEYYLEGAADVVVEFIQPGCEGYVHNVKKPIYQAAGVPELWVVDGAQCQIELLRLVEGIYQQQTPDEAGRYVVSSVPGLTFFPNRIWLAKDNWDYPLEETWFEVASDAPRLTRMPKMGEGVDWSKALLKFPIALEPVPIAFDDYIYWCPEAKFEFVNGRPDIGGREGIKGLAGMLMMTFGLTEVVKLAHPHDWVTALLAQRTKAADPNHKADAWKLARDAATFLRDHCSIDHIVVAGDLVAPEPLNLWSEVVLVVWGLPEVNTTGSESGRTRYTRPEAIVRQLSDNPRIRLVDAGKGLTPIETDLLNAGCVEL; encoded by the coding sequence ATGTCTGAAAGCTTGTTGGATGAGTATCACGCTTGGTCTCCCGGCTCAAAGATTGAACTGGTGCAGGGCAAATTAATCGTCGGGGACAGCCTGGTTCATAGTCGCCGTTTGCTAAGTCAAATTCTACGGGGATGGGGTGTGGAGGCGACCGTTGCTCTCGCTCCAGAGCGGCTGTGGTGGCAGGCGTTATCCCATACTTTCAACGCGCCGACGCTTGGCAATTCCGATGCGCTTGATGGCTCTAATCTGCAACAGTGGGCAGATCAAATCGACTATCAACCAGAGAACCCACCTCACTCCGGCAATTGGGAATGGTCCTACTCGCAACTGAGACAAGCTTTGCGAATGGCGATGTTCGGGCTGGGGATGCGCTACGAAAAACTGGGACAGTCGTTAGGCGGTGGGTTTGTCCATCGGTCAGGTCAACATGGGTTCATGCCCGATGTCTTATTCTTTCGAGGTGAGCCGCACAATCGCTTGTACGAGTATTACCTGGAGGGAGCGGCTGATGTCGTTGTGGAGTTTATTCAACCGGGCTGTGAGGGGTACGTCCACAATGTCAAAAAGCCGATTTATCAGGCGGCTGGAGTTCCGGAATTGTGGGTCGTGGATGGGGCACAGTGCCAGATTGAGTTATTGAGGTTGGTTGAGGGAATTTACCAGCAACAAACGCCTGACGAGGCTGGACGATACGTTGTCTCTAGTGTTCCGGGCTTGACCTTCTTCCCGAACAGAATTTGGTTAGCAAAGGACAACTGGGATTATCCGCTCGAAGAGACCTGGTTTGAAGTGGCGTCGGATGCGCCTCGGTTGACGCGAATGCCCAAGATGGGGGAAGGGGTTGACTGGAGCAAAGCCCTGCTCAAGTTCCCGATTGCTCTAGAGCCAGTGCCGATCGCCTTTGACGACTACATTTACTGGTGTCCAGAGGCGAAATTTGAATTTGTCAACGGACGACCCGATATCGGTGGACGAGAAGGCATCAAGGGATTGGCAGGAATGCTGATGATGACCTTTGGACTTACAGAAGTTGTCAAACTGGCTCACCCTCATGATTGGGTGACGGCTCTACTAGCACAACGAACAAAAGCCGCTGACCCCAACCATAAAGCCGATGCTTGGAAACTGGCACGAGATGCGGCTACGTTTCTACGCGACCATTGCTCGATCGATCACATTGTGGTAGCGGGTGATCTAGTTGCACCTGAACCTCTGAATCTATGGTCCGAGGTGGTACTCGTTGTTTGGGGCTTGCCAGAAGTGAATACAACTGGCTCCGAATCTGGGCGAACCCGATACACTCGTCCGGAGGCGATCGTGCGTCAGCTAAGTGACAATCCTCGAATTCGCCTGGTTGATGCTGGGAAGGGTCTTACCCCGATCGAAACAGATCTCTTGAACGCTGGCTGTGTTGAGCTTTGA
- a CDS encoding NACHT and WD40 repeat domain-containing protein, which translates to MKVWFGTLGYGFESYSHTEGKHFEWIVTIPTRRNYERIFVRGVEREADISDVIAVREAVQKYKVDEGWVVAPRRVSQLAKQEVQKSINEHNVYCYTFDELIDQEVDFSKYFEWLEQQVEKQKINVFYVPLACTKEEVDPTTKQRLGISFYTKENGWIDGYINRWLDDPSKEHISILGEFGTGKTWFALHYAWTLLQKYLRAKQEGTERPRIPLVISLRDYAKAVSVESLFSEFFFRKHQIELRGGYPTFEQLNRMGKLLLIFDGFDEMAARVSWQDMINNFWELAKVVVPGAKAILTCRTEHFPEAKEGRAILNAELKASTANLTGEPPQFEVLELEKLNDEQISKVLSLQANPETINKILRNSQLVDLARRPVMIDLIVEALPAIETGKQLDIARVYLYAIWQKMQRDIKQERTFTSMVDKLYFLCELAWEMLSTDKLSLNYREFPERIRNLFGTTVREQRDLDHWHYDMMGQTILTRNSLGDYTFAHRSFLEFFVAYKIAAELGIMTDDFIEIFQEEFDILENPYFCSYTWSQYFEYQKLKNTERNPNPKFGLFNSEEIDVLKSSFGCISLATAEKAILELVEPMIEKSEATITKLLDVIEKTKGMNLEESGYLGGNAVTLLLKCHSSVLSGKDLSRSVIVNADLTTANLSNTNFASAHLDGCVFAQTFGSVFSLIFSPHENENFLALGDATGTIRLFDINDPQSYLIFKGHQGLIRSIMFSSDGETLASGSEDGTVRLWNSKNGQCLLVLDQHTKGIWAVLFDSNDKVVASGADGVITIWDYQNNSSITLQGHTNRIRSIAIDRNRNILASGSEDTTIRLWDMNNNNCISVLEGHNNWIRSVAISSDGKLLASGSEDQVIKVWNISEARCLNTWVGSVSFTKAIAFSKDGRTLASSSQENSIKLWSVDEALPRKVLLGHSSFVRSLSFSSDDTRIISGSDDGSIKIWDTESGKQIRTLTGHTGWVNSVSSNDRNSLVVSGGEDKIVRIWDIKSSRCLRELNGHTDGIRAVTFCLEGKRIASGSADRSVKIWDASDGRCITTLKGHQDWIISVAFSHCGRLLATGSSGKNIKVWNLESSQQILEFNEHQDWVYSVLFSPDDSSLISNSRDGTIKIWSIASGKCTKTINQNLLPLSGTFNSQGSMAACGCEDGAIRLWSIKDSININLIYDRAYEGMNIFDVKGLTSSQIATLKELGASDKDTF; encoded by the coding sequence ATGAAGGTCTGGTTTGGCACTTTAGGTTATGGATTTGAAAGCTATAGCCATACTGAGGGTAAACACTTTGAATGGATCGTTACTATCCCAACACGGCGAAACTACGAGCGAATTTTTGTGCGAGGTGTTGAAAGAGAAGCCGATATCAGCGACGTTATTGCAGTGCGTGAGGCAGTGCAAAAATACAAAGTAGATGAAGGTTGGGTAGTAGCACCTCGTCGTGTCAGCCAGCTTGCCAAACAGGAAGTACAAAAGTCTATAAATGAGCATAATGTTTACTGTTATACTTTTGACGAATTAATCGACCAAGAAGTAGACTTCAGCAAATATTTTGAATGGTTGGAGCAGCAAGTAGAAAAACAAAAAATTAATGTCTTTTATGTTCCACTTGCTTGTACTAAAGAAGAAGTTGATCCTACAACTAAGCAGCGTTTAGGAATAAGCTTTTATACCAAGGAAAACGGGTGGATTGATGGTTACATCAATCGTTGGTTAGATGATCCCTCTAAAGAACATATATCAATTTTAGGAGAATTTGGAACAGGGAAAACTTGGTTTGCCTTACACTATGCTTGGACCCTACTTCAGAAGTATTTAAGGGCAAAGCAAGAAGGAACGGAACGTCCCCGGATACCTCTAGTAATTTCCCTTCGAGATTATGCGAAGGCAGTAAGTGTTGAATCTTTGTTCTCCGAATTTTTCTTCCGCAAACATCAAATTGAGCTTAGAGGAGGGTATCCAACCTTTGAGCAACTTAATCGTATGGGAAAACTGTTGCTAATTTTCGATGGTTTTGACGAGATGGCAGCCAGAGTAAGTTGGCAAGATATGATTAATAACTTTTGGGAGTTAGCTAAAGTTGTAGTCCCTGGGGCAAAGGCAATTCTGACTTGCCGCACTGAACATTTTCCTGAGGCTAAAGAAGGGCGAGCCATACTTAATGCAGAATTAAAAGCTTCAACTGCAAACTTAACAGGTGAACCACCCCAGTTTGAAGTTCTAGAACTAGAGAAGTTGAATGATGAGCAGATCAGTAAGGTTTTGTCCTTACAAGCCAATCCAGAAACTATCAATAAAATTTTGAGGAATTCACAATTAGTAGATCTGGCTCGTCGCCCAGTAATGATCGATTTAATTGTTGAAGCTTTGCCAGCAATTGAGACGGGTAAACAGTTGGATATTGCGCGTGTTTATCTCTATGCAATATGGCAAAAGATGCAACGAGATATTAAACAAGAGCGTACTTTTACATCAATGGTAGATAAGCTTTATTTTCTTTGCGAGTTGGCATGGGAAATGTTGTCAACAGACAAATTAAGCTTAAATTACCGAGAATTTCCTGAGCGAATCCGAAATCTCTTTGGAACAACTGTACGAGAGCAGAGAGATTTAGATCATTGGCATTATGACATGATGGGTCAGACGATCTTAACGAGAAATTCACTTGGTGACTATACTTTTGCCCATCGCTCCTTCTTGGAATTCTTTGTCGCTTATAAAATTGCTGCCGAACTCGGTATAATGACCGATGATTTTATAGAAATTTTTCAAGAAGAGTTTGATATATTAGAAAACCCCTATTTCTGTAGCTATACTTGGTCTCAGTATTTTGAATACCAGAAACTTAAGAATACAGAAAGAAACCCTAACCCTAAATTCGGACTTTTCAATAGCGAAGAGATTGACGTACTAAAATCTAGTTTTGGCTGCATATCCCTTGCTACTGCCGAAAAGGCAATTCTTGAATTAGTTGAGCCAATGATTGAAAAATCTGAGGCAACTATTACAAAGTTATTAGATGTTATCGAGAAAACTAAAGGAATGAACCTTGAGGAGTCCGGTTATCTAGGTGGTAATGCTGTAACGCTACTTCTTAAATGCCACAGCAGCGTGTTAAGCGGTAAGGATTTATCTCGTAGTGTTATCGTTAACGCTGACCTTACAACTGCGAATCTTTCCAATACGAATTTTGCTTCAGCACATTTAGACGGCTGCGTTTTTGCACAGACTTTTGGAAGTGTTTTTTCGCTCATTTTTTCACCACATGAGAATGAAAATTTTCTAGCGCTAGGAGATGCAACTGGCACAATTCGATTATTTGATATTAATGATCCACAAAGCTATTTAATATTTAAGGGGCATCAGGGTCTTATACGCTCAATTATGTTTAGCTCTGATGGAGAAACACTGGCAAGTGGCAGTGAAGATGGAACAGTAAGACTGTGGAATAGTAAAAACGGACAATGCCTATTAGTGCTAGATCAGCATACCAAAGGTATATGGGCAGTTCTTTTTGACTCGAATGATAAGGTTGTCGCTAGTGGTGCTGATGGAGTAATCACTATATGGGATTATCAGAATAACAGTTCAATTACTCTACAAGGACATACAAATCGCATTAGATCTATTGCAATTGATCGTAACAGAAATATTCTTGCTAGTGGGAGCGAGGATACGACCATTAGATTGTGGGATATGAATAACAATAATTGTATTTCTGTTTTGGAAGGACATAATAACTGGATAAGGTCAGTTGCAATTAGTTCTGACGGCAAATTACTTGCTAGTGGAAGTGAAGACCAAGTAATTAAAGTTTGGAATATTTCAGAAGCGAGATGCTTAAACACGTGGGTGGGTTCTGTAAGTTTCACTAAAGCAATTGCTTTCAGCAAAGACGGTAGAACCCTTGCTAGTAGCAGCCAGGAAAATTCAATAAAACTGTGGAGCGTCGATGAGGCTTTACCCCGAAAGGTTCTGTTAGGTCATTCTAGTTTTGTGAGGAGTTTGTCTTTTAGCTCTGATGATACTCGAATTATTAGTGGTAGTGATGATGGTTCAATAAAGATCTGGGATACTGAATCTGGCAAGCAAATTAGAACCCTTACTGGACACACGGGATGGGTTAATTCAGTATCTTCAAATGATAGAAACAGTCTAGTCGTTAGTGGAGGTGAGGATAAAATAGTTAGAATCTGGGATATCAAATCTAGTAGATGTTTAAGGGAGTTAAATGGACATACAGACGGTATAAGAGCAGTAACCTTTTGTTTAGAAGGTAAGAGGATTGCAAGCGGAAGTGCTGACCGTAGCGTCAAAATCTGGGATGCAAGCGATGGCAGATGCATAACGACGCTTAAGGGGCACCAGGATTGGATTATTTCAGTTGCGTTTAGCCATTGTGGTCGTCTTTTAGCTACAGGAAGTTCGGGGAAAAATATCAAAGTGTGGAATCTGGAATCCTCGCAGCAAATTTTAGAGTTCAATGAGCATCAAGACTGGGTTTACTCAGTCTTGTTTTCCCCAGATGATAGCTCACTAATAAGCAATAGCCGAGATGGAACTATTAAGATCTGGAGCATAGCCTCTGGAAAATGTACAAAAACAATAAATCAAAATCTATTGCCTTTGTCGGGAACTTTTAATTCACAAGGGTCAATGGCTGCATGTGGATGTGAGGACGGAGCTATTAGACTTTGGAGCATCAAGGATAGTATTAACATCAATTTAATATACGACAGAGCTTATGAAGGAATGAACATCTTTGATGTAAAAGGCTTAACATCTTCTCAAATTGCTACCTTGAAAGAGTTGGGTGCTAGTGATAAAGACACCTTTTGA
- a CDS encoding DNA phosphorothioation-associated putative methyltransferase, with protein MDIAEPGLQQEVCTARSQAHFLVTHLDQLIAYCDRSPIGKRLPAALYVHVSALSALEQPLQDYEKLARQHLKKLDGATLVKFSTDQPRVSYLSYPHFDTDAHPALQWSVQVDLATSQVGVRNYNGTDNPPILHRKETFVTSDYPLYQPFAQLTRQEEALGLLNQSREIGTRDAWLKRLSDCAIEIHGHVLACPIDRTTVISQPKIDRHKAALVRTELSKPVRVALEAGLFTPQTTFFDYGCGHGGDVEQMGDRGFNSSGWDPYYRPDAACITADIVNLGYIINVIEDPAERREALLKAWALTGRVLIVAAQVLIEDRVRGMMTYSDGVITRRNTFQKNYSQEELKSYIDQVLGVDAIPVALGIYLVFRDEVQAQSFRASRFRSRATTPRVKASVKRFEQYKEMLVPLMAFFTERGRLPIEEELQEFTELQAEFGTLRRAFQVVLQATEAREWDAISEKRRQDLLVYLALSHFETRPKLRHLAPIVQHDIKALFGNYQQACTAADLMLLSLGNLEVMAERCKSSAIGKKLSNSLWVHVSALDALDPLLRLYEGCASRTIGRPEEATVVKFHTSKPKITYLFYPDFDRDPHPCLRTSMQIDLQDLHVSYRDYDPEDNPPVLHQKELLVQSDYPLYEKFAKLSRQEADWGLLDDLGRVRDRRGWQKCLEEYCAELKGHRVVWRKDADPYRVKLLRSLIRAKQTNRINN; from the coding sequence ATGGACATAGCGGAACCGGGATTACAGCAAGAGGTCTGCACCGCTCGATCGCAGGCTCATTTCCTTGTGACTCATCTCGACCAATTGATTGCTTATTGCGATCGCAGTCCGATTGGAAAACGGCTACCCGCTGCCCTCTACGTCCATGTTTCTGCTCTCTCTGCTCTGGAGCAACCGCTACAGGATTACGAAAAGCTGGCGCGTCAACATCTGAAGAAGCTGGACGGCGCGACGCTGGTGAAGTTCAGCACCGACCAGCCCAGAGTGTCCTATCTGTCGTATCCCCATTTCGACACTGATGCCCATCCTGCCCTGCAATGGAGCGTTCAGGTTGACCTGGCAACTTCCCAAGTGGGCGTGCGGAACTACAACGGCACTGATAATCCCCCCATTCTGCACCGCAAAGAAACCTTTGTCACCTCAGACTATCCCCTATACCAGCCGTTTGCCCAACTGACCCGGCAGGAAGAAGCTCTGGGTCTACTGAATCAATCGCGGGAGATCGGCACTCGTGATGCTTGGCTCAAGCGACTATCAGACTGCGCCATTGAGATTCACGGTCATGTCCTGGCTTGCCCGATCGATCGCACGACTGTCATCAGCCAGCCCAAAATCGATCGCCACAAAGCTGCTCTCGTCCGCACAGAACTCTCTAAACCTGTGAGGGTTGCACTGGAAGCCGGACTCTTCACTCCCCAAACGACCTTCTTTGACTATGGCTGTGGACATGGTGGGGATGTGGAGCAAATGGGCGATCGGGGGTTCAACAGTTCCGGCTGGGACCCTTACTATCGTCCTGATGCTGCCTGTATAACAGCAGATATTGTCAACCTGGGGTACATCATCAACGTCATTGAAGATCCGGCAGAACGGCGCGAAGCATTGCTGAAAGCCTGGGCGTTGACGGGACGGGTGTTAATTGTCGCGGCTCAAGTGCTGATCGAAGACCGGGTGCGCGGCATGATGACTTACAGCGATGGGGTGATTACTCGCCGCAACACCTTCCAGAAAAATTACAGCCAGGAGGAACTCAAGAGCTATATCGATCAGGTGCTTGGTGTGGACGCGATTCCGGTAGCACTGGGGATTTATCTGGTGTTTCGGGATGAGGTACAGGCACAAAGCTTCCGAGCCTCCCGCTTTCGATCGCGTGCGACAACGCCAAGAGTAAAAGCCAGCGTGAAGCGGTTTGAGCAATATAAGGAAATGCTGGTTCCCCTGATGGCATTTTTCACCGAGCGGGGGCGGTTGCCAATCGAGGAGGAGCTTCAGGAATTTACAGAATTGCAAGCCGAATTTGGAACGCTACGACGAGCTTTCCAGGTGGTTCTCCAGGCAACGGAGGCGCGGGAATGGGATGCTATCAGTGAGAAACGCCGTCAGGATTTGCTCGTCTACCTTGCCCTTAGCCACTTTGAGACTCGCCCCAAGCTACGACATCTCGCTCCGATCGTTCAGCACGATATCAAGGCATTATTCGGCAACTATCAGCAAGCCTGTACCGCAGCAGATTTGATGCTGTTGAGCTTGGGAAATTTAGAGGTGATGGCGGAGCGGTGTAAGTCCAGTGCGATCGGCAAGAAGCTATCGAACTCCCTCTGGGTTCATGTCTCAGCCCTAGATGCTCTTGATCCCCTGCTCCGGCTTTACGAAGGCTGCGCTTCTCGCACGATCGGTCGTCCAGAAGAAGCAACTGTGGTCAAGTTCCACACCAGCAAACCCAAAATTACCTACCTGTTCTACCCAGATTTCGATCGCGACCCACACCCCTGTCTTCGCACCAGTATGCAAATTGATCTGCAAGACCTGCACGTTAGCTACCGAGACTATGACCCGGAGGACAACCCACCTGTATTGCACCAGAAGGAGTTGTTGGTGCAGTCAGACTATCCGCTCTATGAGAAGTTTGCCAAGCTGAGTCGGCAGGAGGCGGATTGGGGGTTACTGGATGATTTGGGGAGGGTGCGCGATCGAAGAGGGTGGCAAAAATGCCTAGAGGAGTATTGTGCTGAATTAAAAGGGCATCGGGTGGTGTGGAGGAAAGATGCTGATCCTTATCGAGTAAAGTTGCTGCGTTCCTTAATTCGAGCCAAACAAACAAATCGAATTAATAATTAA